A DNA window from Candidatus Thermokryptus mobilis contains the following coding sequences:
- a CDS encoding MtnX-like HAD-IB family phosphatase gives MKIKVFCDFDGTITKKDIGDLFFETFGDRQFYQQLVERWRDYEISSKEMWEEIAKKVNVNETEAVELINSQEIDPYFVDFVKFCKDNGIDLFILSDGFDFYISKILEKYGLSELKFFSNRLRIDGGRVNLEFPYPDSVCRICANCKRNHMLTLSGDDDVIIYIGDGYSDRCPAEYADVVFGKKELLKFCRERNIPVYEFETFKDVIEQFQRFISGRKKLRKRWRAELKRREIFMRE, from the coding sequence ATGAAAATAAAAGTATTTTGTGATTTTGATGGAACGATAACGAAAAAAGATATCGGGGATTTGTTTTTTGAAACATTCGGGGATAGACAATTTTATCAGCAACTCGTTGAACGCTGGCGTGATTATGAGATATCGTCCAAAGAGATGTGGGAGGAGATAGCTAAAAAGGTTAATGTCAATGAGACGGAAGCAGTTGAATTGATAAATTCACAGGAGATTGACCCGTATTTCGTTGATTTCGTTAAATTTTGCAAAGACAACGGGATAGATCTCTTCATTCTAAGCGATGGTTTTGATTTTTATATTTCAAAGATACTTGAAAAATACGGTTTATCTGAATTGAAGTTTTTCTCAAATAGATTGAGAATTGATGGAGGTAGGGTAAATCTTGAGTTCCCATATCCTGATTCAGTTTGCAGGATTTGTGCGAATTGTAAGCGAAATCACATGTTAACGCTTTCGGGCGATGATGATGTGATTATTTACATTGGGGATGGTTATTCGGATAGATGCCCCGCTGAATATGCGGATGTCGTTTTTGGAAAGAAGGAATTGTTAAAGTTTTGTCGTGAGAGAAATATCCCTGTTTATGAATTTGAGACATTTAAAGATGTCATTGAGCAGTTTCAACGCTTCATAAGTGGGAGGAAGAAATTGAGAAAGAGGTGGAGGGCTGAATTGAAAAGGCGAGAGATTTTCATGAGAGAATAA
- a CDS encoding methyltransferase family protein produces the protein MSGDFRQKIFSYRSYTPIPFLIVMLVFAKPTFWSLLIGFLIALVGELIRFWGVGYAGGETRTTGPVGGSKLVTNGPYAYVRNPLYLGNMLIYLGFGVMSMALFPYFQIIGLIYFFVQYYLIVTLEEDYLSKAFPDEYALYIKHVPRFIPRLKRYEFASNFKFDIKEALKSEKRTLQAFFLVVALNILIFIFKTS, from the coding sequence GTGTCGGGTGATTTCAGACAAAAAATTTTCTCATATCGGAGTTATACGCCGATACCTTTTTTGATAGTTATGCTTGTATTTGCAAAGCCAACCTTTTGGAGCTTGTTGATAGGTTTTTTAATTGCGCTTGTCGGTGAGTTGATAAGATTTTGGGGCGTTGGATATGCCGGTGGTGAAACGAGAACGACCGGACCAGTTGGCGGAAGTAAACTCGTGACAAATGGACCCTACGCATATGTCAGAAACCCGTTGTATTTGGGAAATATGTTGATTTACCTTGGTTTTGGTGTTATGTCAATGGCTTTGTTTCCTTATTTTCAAATCATCGGCTTGATTTATTTTTTCGTCCAGTATTATCTCATTGTTACGCTTGAGGAAGATTATCTAAGTAAAGCTTTCCCCGATGAGTATGCTTTGTATATAAAGCATGTCCCGAGGTTTATACCGAGGTTAAAAAGGTATGAGTTCGCTTCAAATTTTAAATTTGACATCAAAGAAGCGTTAAAGTCGGAGAAAAGGACTTTGCAAGCATTTTTTCTTGTAGTTGCCTTGAATATTTTGATTTTCATTTTCAAAACAAGTTGA
- the lpxB gene encoding lipid-A-disaccharide synthase: MAKKLMVIAGEASGDLHASKVICALKRLNPEIEIFGVGGEKMKRCGVDLIYDISEIAVIGFVDVFKGYVKFIELKDLCESALIERKPDGVLLVDYPGFNLRFARFAKKNGIKVFYYIAPQVWAWGRGRVKVLKKFVDKLFVIFKFEESFFKSYGVEAEFVGHPLLEDIAKVENLDVDFLLSKYGIEPNREVVSFFPGSRIGEIRLMFNTMLEVGKILKEKFGVEVVFSRAKTICEDEFFKIGGEDVKFFKFVDEPHALLKMSKVAVVKSGTTSLEAGILGIPMVVCYKTSALNYFIGKLLVKKDVIESIALPNIVLGKEVVPELIQNDFTVQRVFELVKRYLEDEKFFSEVRGELLKIKEILKFDFGYKTTSEIVAEKILSML; encoded by the coding sequence ATGGCGAAGAAATTAATGGTTATAGCTGGGGAAGCATCTGGGGACCTACACGCAAGTAAAGTGATATGTGCGCTTAAAAGATTGAACCCGGAAATTGAAATTTTTGGGGTAGGCGGTGAAAAGATGAAAAGGTGTGGAGTTGATCTCATCTATGATATATCTGAGATAGCGGTAATCGGTTTTGTTGATGTGTTTAAAGGTTATGTTAAGTTCATTGAGCTTAAGGATTTGTGTGAATCAGCTCTGATTGAGCGAAAGCCAGATGGCGTTCTTCTTGTTGATTATCCTGGGTTCAATTTAAGATTTGCGAGGTTTGCGAAAAAGAACGGAATAAAAGTTTTTTATTATATAGCACCTCAAGTGTGGGCGTGGGGGAGAGGGAGAGTTAAGGTGTTGAAAAAGTTCGTTGATAAACTTTTCGTGATTTTTAAATTTGAGGAAAGTTTCTTTAAAAGTTATGGTGTTGAAGCTGAATTCGTGGGGCATCCACTTCTTGAAGATATAGCTAAGGTAGAGAATCTTGATGTTGATTTTCTCCTTTCAAAATATGGAATTGAACCCAACAGAGAGGTCGTCTCTTTTTTCCCAGGGAGCAGGATCGGAGAAATAAGGTTGATGTTTAATACGATGCTTGAAGTTGGAAAAATTTTGAAGGAAAAGTTTGGGGTTGAGGTCGTTTTCAGCAGGGCTAAGACGATTTGTGAAGATGAATTTTTTAAAATCGGAGGCGAAGATGTTAAGTTTTTTAAGTTTGTTGATGAGCCGCATGCTTTGCTCAAGATGTCAAAGGTTGCTGTCGTAAAAAGTGGAACCACATCTCTTGAAGCGGGGATTCTCGGGATTCCCATGGTGGTTTGCTATAAGACATCGGCTTTGAATTATTTTATCGGGAAGTTGCTTGTGAAAAAGGATGTAATTGAAAGCATCGCACTTCCAAATATAGTTCTCGGGAAGGAGGTTGTCCCTGAACTTATTCAAAATGATTTCACAGTTCAAAGAGTTTTTGAGCTCGTCAAAAGATATCTTGAGGACGAGAAATTTTTTAGTGAGGTGAGGGGTGAGCTTTTAAAGATAAAGGAAATCCTTAAATTTGATTTTGGATATAAGACGACCTCTGAGATTGTGGCTGAAAAAATTCTTTCTATGTTATGA
- the lpxK gene encoding tetraacyldisaccharide 4'-kinase, translating to MKIWRRLRFLLLPFSLIYWLVISLRNLFYDFGIFRIKTLPRPVISVGNITAGGTGKTPMVEWIAKFLSQMGKNVAILSRGYGRRTEGFVLVSDGNRIFSGADECGDEPFQMALKSVDKGLNWIIAVCENRFEAGRKLLEKFEIDVFILDDAFQRRDINRDVDILLIDDESVKEFLIPAGLKREPMSSLKRADVVCVQGLEGWSAFERYIRGENVVRCVFGYKLLEIRKFFDYILLEKPFEGKKVIAFSGIGKHKNFLKLLKDNKFLILKDFEFPDHYRYSKDDIKRIIRQMELVGAEIVLTTEKDYARLYEMKDLKDFPFFYSVIEVEFYSGGEELKQKILGLVR from the coding sequence ATGAAAATCTGGCGCAGATTGAGGTTTTTGCTTTTACCTTTTTCACTGATTTACTGGTTGGTTATTTCGTTAAGAAATTTATTTTATGATTTCGGCATATTTCGGATAAAGACGCTTCCAAGACCAGTTATATCTGTTGGGAACATCACTGCTGGTGGGACTGGAAAAACGCCGATGGTTGAATGGATTGCGAAATTTCTAAGCCAAATGGGGAAAAATGTTGCGATTTTGAGCAGAGGGTATGGTAGAAGGACTGAGGGTTTTGTGCTTGTAAGTGATGGAAATAGGATTTTTTCAGGAGCGGATGAATGTGGGGACGAACCGTTTCAGATGGCTTTAAAATCTGTTGATAAAGGATTGAATTGGATCATTGCCGTTTGCGAAAATAGATTTGAAGCGGGAAGAAAACTACTTGAAAAATTTGAAATTGATGTTTTTATACTTGATGATGCTTTTCAAAGAAGGGACATAAATCGCGATGTTGACATTTTGCTGATTGATGATGAATCTGTGAAGGAATTTTTAATCCCGGCTGGTTTGAAGCGGGAGCCGATGAGTTCGCTGAAAAGAGCCGATGTGGTTTGTGTTCAAGGTTTGGAGGGATGGAGCGCGTTTGAAAGATATATTAGAGGTGAAAACGTTGTAAGATGTGTTTTTGGGTATAAACTTCTTGAAATACGGAAATTTTTTGATTATATTTTACTTGAAAAGCCATTTGAAGGTAAAAAAGTCATCGCTTTTTCAGGAATAGGAAAACATAAAAATTTTTTAAAACTATTGAAAGATAATAAATTTTTGATTCTAAAGGATTTTGAGTTTCCCGACCATTACAGGTATAGCAAGGATGACATTAAGAGAATAATAAGACAAATGGAGTTGGTTGGTGCTGAAATTGTTTTGACGACTGAGAAAGATTATGCGAGATTGTATGAAATGAAGGATTTAAAAGATTTTCCTTTTTTTTATTCGGTTATTGAGGTTGAGTTCTACAGTGGGGGTGAAGAATTAAAGCAAAAAATTTTGGGGTTGGTGAGATGA
- a CDS encoding gamma-glutamyl-gamma-aminobutyrate hydrolase family protein — protein MIKIGVSYCDSKLENYLNWLKRSPVGVEPVILSYKELNSDDLRKCDGLILTGGDDVHPEFYGEPEREGDKYNRERDWFEFKLLDIAFSRNLPILGICRGLQITNVYLRGNLVFDIQTVIGTNHRKDEQTGEDRLHDIFVIDDSKLFNIVGEKRGTVNSSHHQSADRLGEGLRVNAKCEDGVIEGLEWEGDDRFVMLVQWHPERMRDFNSAFSKKLLESFISSILQK, from the coding sequence ATGATTAAGATAGGGGTTTCTTATTGTGATAGCAAACTTGAGAATTATTTGAATTGGCTCAAGAGGTCACCTGTGGGAGTTGAACCAGTGATTTTATCTTATAAAGAACTTAACTCTGATGATTTGAGAAAATGTGATGGTTTAATTTTAACGGGCGGTGATGATGTTCACCCTGAATTTTATGGTGAGCCGGAGCGCGAGGGTGACAAATACAACCGTGAAAGGGATTGGTTTGAATTTAAGCTTCTTGACATTGCTTTTTCAAGGAATTTGCCGATACTTGGGATTTGTCGTGGTTTGCAGATAACGAATGTTTATTTGAGGGGGAATTTGGTTTTTGACATTCAAACTGTTATAGGGACAAACCATCGCAAGGATGAACAAACCGGGGAAGATCGCTTGCATGATATTTTCGTAATAGATGATTCAAAGCTTTTCAATATAGTCGGTGAGAAGAGAGGGACGGTTAACAGCAGTCATCATCAATCGGCTGATAGGTTAGGCGAGGGTTTGAGAGTTAATGCTAAGTGTGAAGATGGGGTCATAGAGGGTCTTGAGTGGGAAGGTGATGATAGGTTTGTTATGCTTGTGCAGTGGCATCCCGAGAGGATGAGAGATTTTAACAGTGCATTTTCAAAGAAGTTGCTTGAGTCATTTATAAGTTCAATTTTACAAAAATAA